A single window of Columba livia isolate bColLiv1 breed racing homer chromosome 16, bColLiv1.pat.W.v2, whole genome shotgun sequence DNA harbors:
- the ZNF831 gene encoding zinc finger protein 831 isoform X2, translating to MSIWGITLAMEAQQQPGSTAAPADRPVPTSSLQPAQGSADLSQGSAVPQREQALSQPLYLKALTIPLYQPIQAGCFQPNSQLVTARSCVNLDSSNIPLILNPLVPSEGTDQSQSVFQKQLGQTLTLNIVSTLPVLSSPHSCVNASIGSPGKSKKAGKYICKHCGRDCLKPSVLEKHIRSHTGERPFPCTTCGIAFKTQSNLYKHRRTQTHVNNTRLPSDSDSGGILEQNEKSTESITSHQGSKLLSSTCEDKQIQMKQRSSETGAVTDTKKLLNDLSLPATSDSSFASENQETTNQAFSSEANQGVPEREPQSLSSPGALPSGQCQRKKIQEQRTPTANKHIQLQRQQATSSEKQWDYKPFDCKLKKCESTDSGYLSRSDSTEQQMASSSPLHSLYEHSTELENETALSSSRCPSGSSAKLDAAEKATALMLEKKRLEEHISNLISHNKSVVDDTHLDNVRPRKTVLSKQGSIDLPMPYTYKDSFHFDIRTCDGNRKKNLSLCSAKSTFAPLEKSKPMFFHSVPTQFSTTIDTVPVTRSNSLPFVEGTRMVHDKAGFSKPLSLTKQSANTGTAGLLPGNNLAASSVDFPNSHPRALVRQTAVDDLPLSNVADHSSLSEELQGSKKLGAGEVISAKNKKHNQRKLKMFSQEKWQMYGDETFKKIYQKMKSSQNAKKIKQRGNKIPDIISFTPDSKESVSSTEITEERDGRSSVSDSLSSLVATGLNTGKSETCTNGNHFLQNVSSEETTDSLTYVMQPSCSVNADARTVTSNSSPEPSGSDTDKSTAGSSTLRAPSSCELRLQNTLCQLNANRRNDACLPVQSRKWENLSPGKESSTFESGCKSTSNNYENQSRNKESGQHALTPSWVHCNSREVAGKSQNLPSERKKLKFEVEKTQNIISNSCPSPSSESNAVNEAERAYCTVTRGLSTALVKFSSKAEEQKLSTGNNESTGGTENVDYMKTIKLPPKALDCSDVNLLSHSAGISKASFVGFLGPELRGSDCNSFALHNATEKDVKTCLVKTGAKVPLSSDNAADVSSKIHHLQSGHLSPVPQQNAFSPKYILKLPQDKGASDWSLLLRSEEKIPPCTPVTDTLANPPCSSHSGSPSSHSDDVFWSPLKSEVRQKASEGEPGQNAHTNWKTPVFCSPVSSENTNNLATADNTFYNQNFRQQDVVRDAWKNKQNKNKLNYQRQTEEKWMSITTCSAQTPKKKICFTSMYPSGFFISADIKEERKVLHHLSSGSDSVITTSASSKGAEPRTGRDRAGGLCVLKDALPTLQDTQHSRSLTDNPTSFCCSFGTFYCHALTTHCKEFPVLPHSNLTCYSRHLSVSSTKSTFPSLNAEPRLTWCCLTRSLPLPAEQRGSADSAYSSMHPCAKESSNECALSKYDLSIFKMKNISKTLAYGLTNRSLRTWVSSFSKGQQMQELSSAAPGGAIKNVSEQKKKTVVCKKEKLLTNKLKRSHKQKKIKVTPKWTLDALKKGYSSQPCALNKYKKCHSPQSKVQENYLHQQKDTSCSTSDKPLCRRKKEGKNNSGIFSHTENLNHVKQKDKMDKKDISGQTREQHTRTNFSFQNVTAPLERPMTAHSFPPTVSPTTQQGSSDVETCCLVTQPLVRPRSAPGGPEPHVHSDSMASSCWPCPSNFTNTGTGDPLDSTNSETTDPPSSHLEASQENILHVESESQRFGALDPVIQAS from the exons ATGAGCATATGGGGGATAACCCTTGCAATGGAGGCCCAGCAGCAGCCGGGTTCTACAGCTGCACCAGCAGATCGACCAGTTCCAACCTCTTCTCTTCAGCCTGCGCAGGGTTCTGCAGATCTCAGCCAGGGCAGCGCGGTTCCTCAACGGGAACAAGCTCTATCGCAGCCTCTGTATCTCAAAGCCCTCACCATCCCGCTGTATCAGCCCATCCAGGCAGGATGCTTCCAGCCAAACAGTCAGCTGGTGACTGCCAGGAGCTGTGTAAATCTGGACAGCAGCAACATACCCCTGATCCTGAACCCGCTTGTTCCTTCAGAAGGCACTGATCAGTCCCAGTCCGTGTTTCAGAAACAACTTGGGCAAACTCTGACATTGAACATAGTGAGCACTTTACCAGTTTTATCATCACCACATTCTTGTGTGAATGCATCTATTGGAAGCCCAGGAAAATCAAAAAAAGCTGGGAAATATATCTGCAAACATTGTGGGCGAGATTGTTTGAAGCCAAGTGTCCTTGAGAAACATATTCGCTCTCACACAGGAGAGAGGCCCTTTCCATGTACCACTTGTGGCATTGCATTTAAAACTCAAAGCAATTTATATAAACACAGAAGAACTCAAACACATGTCAACAATACCAGACTGCCCTCAGACTCTGACAGCGGTGGCATATTAGAACAAAATGAGAAATCAACAGAGAGCATCACCTCACATCAAGGCAGCAAACTACTTAGTAGCACCTGCGAAGACAAGCAGATACAGATGAAACAAAGGAGTTCAGAGACCGGTGCTGTAACAGACACTAAGAAGCTTCTTAATGACCTTTCACTGCCAGCAACCAGCGATTCAtcatttgcttcagaaaatcaAGAAACAACAAATCAGGCGTTTAGTTCCGAGGCTAATCAGGGGGTTCCTGAAAGAGAACCTCAAAGTTTATCATCTCCAGGTGCTTTGCCAAGTGGTCAGtgccagagaaagaagatacagGAGCAAAGAACTCCAACTGCCAATAAGCATATTCAGTTGCAAAGGCAGCAAGCAACCTCTTCAGAAAAGCAGTGGGATTACAAGCCATTTGACTGCAAGCTAAAGAAGTGTGAGAGCACTGACTCAGGGTATCTGTCACGCTCTGATAGCACAGAACAACAGATGGCATCATCCAGCCCGCTGCACAGTCTCTATGAGCACAGCACGGAGCTGGAAAACGAAACTgccctcagcagctccaggtgTCCCTCCGGAAGCAGTGCAAAGCTAGACGCAGCTGAGAAAGCTACAGCCTTGATGCTAGAGAAAAAGAGGCTGGAGGAACACATCTCAAATCTTATTTCTCATAACAAAAGTGTGGTGGATGATACCCACTTAGACAATGTTAGGCCCAGAAAAACTGTCCTTTCTAAACAGGGAAGCATTGATCTGCCAATGCCTTACACATACAAAGACTCCTTCCATTTTGACATCAGAACTTGTGATGGAAATAGGAAAAAGAATCTTTCCCTTTGTTCAGCAAAATCTACCTTTGCACCCCTAGAAAAAAGTAAGCCCATGTTTTTTCATTCAGTCCCCACCCAGTTCTCCACAACAATAGACACTGTGCCTGTGACACGAAGCAACTCTTTGCCGTTTGTGGAGGGCACAAGAATGGTCCATGACAAAGCAGGTTTCTCCAAACCGCTTTCTCTTACTAAGCAGTCTGCAAATACAGGCACTGCTGGTCTGCTGCCTGGCAACAATCTTGCTGCAAGTTCAGTGGATTTTCCTAATAGCCATCCCAGAGCTCTAGTCAGACAAACAGCGGTGGATGATTTGCCACTAAGTAATGTGGCTGATCATTCTTCCCTGTCAGAAGAGTTGCAAGGGAGTAAAAAGCTTGGGGCTGGAGAAGTAATCAGTGctaaaaataagaaacacaATCAAAGGAAGTTAAAGATGTTCTCACAAGAAAAGTGGCAGATGTATGGAGAtgaaacatttaagaaaatctaccagaaaatgaaaagcagtcaaaatgccaagaaaattaaacaaaggGGGAATAAGATTCCAGATATTATAAGCTTCACTCCAGATTCAAAGGAGTCAGTCAGCAGtactgaaattactgaggaAAGAGATGGCAGGAGCTCTGTAAGTGACAGTCTTTCCTCCCTTGTGGCAACAGGTTTAAACACTGGGAAATCAGAAACCTGTACTAACGGAAATCATTTTCTACAGAATGTGTCCTCCGAGGAAACCACAGACAGTTTAACCTATGTAATGCAGCCATCGTGTTCAGTAAATGCTGATGCACGTACTGTAACCAGCAACAGTTCCCCAGAGCCCAGTGGCAGTGACACAGATAAATccacagctggcagcagcacatTACGAGCTCCAAGCAGTTGTGAGCTCAGGCTTCAAAATACTTTGTGTCAGCTGAACGCTAACAGAAGGAATGACGCCTGCTTGCCAGTACAGAGTAGAAAATGGGAAAACCTGAGCCCTGGGAAAGAATCCAGTACATTTGAATCAGGCTGTAAAAGCACTTCAAACAATTatgaaaaccagagcaggaacaagGAATCTGGCCAGCATGCCCTGACACCCTCCTGGGTCCATTGCAACAGCAGAGAAGTGGCAGGGAAATCCCAGAATTTaccatcagaaagaaaaaagctgaaatttgaAGTGGAGAAGacacaaaacattatttcaaattCCTGTCCTAGTCCCAGTAGTGAAAGCAATGCTGTAAATGAAGCAGAGAGAGCCTACTGCACTGTCACTCGGGGGCTTTCCACAGCCCTGGTGAAATTCTCCAGTAAAGCAGAGGAGCAAAAATTAAGCACGGGAAATAATGAATCCACTGGAGGTACTGAGAATGTGGACTATATGAAAACAATCAAACTCCCCCCAAAAGCTCTTGATTGTAGTGATGTCAACCTTCTTTCCCATTCAGCAGGTATCTCAAAAGCTTCATTTGTGGGATTTTTAGGGCCTGAATTAAGGGGAAGTGATTGcaattcttttgccttgcacaACGCAACAGAGAAAGATGTCAAAACATGTCTTGTGAAAACAGGAGCAAAGGTACCACTTTCCAGTGACAATGCTGCTGACGTGTCTTCTAAAATTCATCATCTGCAATCTGGTCACTTATCTCCAGTCCCAcaacaaaatgccttttctccaaaatataTCCTTAAGTTGCCACAAGACAAGGGAGCCTCAGATTGGTCACTTTTGCTTAGATCAGAAGAGAAGATTCCACCGTGCACACCTGTGACAGACACCTTGGCCAACCCCCCCTGCTCCTCCCACAGCGGATCACCCAGTTCTCATTCTGATGATGTGTTTTGGTCCCCTTTAAAATCAGAAGTGAGACAAAAGGCCAGCGAAGGAGAGCCAGGACAGAATGCACACACAAACTGGAAAACTCCAGTATTTTGTTCACCAGTCAGTTCAGAAAACACGAATAACTTAGCCACAGCAGATAACACCTTTTATAACCAAAACTTCAGGCAGCAGGATGTTGTAAGAGatgcttggaaaaacaaacagaacaaaaataaattaaattatcagAGGCAAACAGAAGAGAAGTGGATGAGCATCACTACTTGCTCTGCACAGAccccaaagaagaaaatatgctttACTTCTATGTATCCGAGCGGTTTTTTCATATCAGCTGACAtcaaggaagagaggaaggttTTGCATCATCTTTCCTCAGGCAGTGACTCTGTGATAACGACATCGGCTTCCAGCAAGGGAGCAGAGCCACGGACGGGGCGGGACAGAGCTGGAGGTCTGTGTGTCCTTAAGGACGCGTTGCCAACGCTGCAGGATACACAGCATTCTCGGAGCTTGACAGACAACCCCActtcattttgctgttcttttggCACATTTTATTGCCACGCTCTCACCACTCACTGTAAAGAATTCCCGGTACTACCCCACAGTAATCTGACTTGCTACTCTAGACATTTATCAGTATCAAGCACAAAGAGCACCTTCCCGTCACTGAATGCTGAACCCCGCTTAACGTGGTGTTGCTTAACAAGAAGCCTTCCCCTGCctgcggagcagaggggaagtgCAGACTCCGCTTATTCCTCCATGCACCCCTGTGCCAAGGAGTCCAGCAATGAATGTGCACTGTCAAAATATGATCTCtctattttcaaaatgaaaaatattagcaAGACTCTGGCATATGGCTTAACAAACAGGAGCTTAAGAACATGGGTTTCATCCTTTTCTAAAGGACAACAGATGCAGGAG TTAagctcagcagctcctggtggTGCTATCAAAAATGTTTcagagcaaaagaagaaaacagtcgtttgcaaaaaggaaaaactcttAACAAATAAACTCAAGAGAagccacaaacagaaaaagattaAAGTCACCCCCAAATG GACACTGGATGCTTTGAAAAAGGGCTATTCATCACAACCCTGTGCATTGAATAAGTATAAGAAGTGCCATTCTCCTCAATCAAAGGTACAAG AAAATTACCTACACCAGCAAAAAGACACATCTTGTTCCACCTCAGACAAGCCactctgcagaaggaaaaaagaaggaaagaataactCAGGAATATTTTCCCATACTGAAAATCTAAACCATGTTaagcaaaaagacaaaatgGATAAAAAA GACATTTCTGGACAAACCAGGGAACAACACACAAGAACAAACTTCTCATTTCAGAACGTTACAGCTCCTCTGGAAAGACCTATGACAGCTCATTCCTTTCCACCCACAGTGAGTCCCACCACTCAGCAAGGCAGCAGTGATGTGGAAACCTGCTGCTTAGTGACACAACCGCTTGTGCGTCCGCGATCAGCCCCGGGGGGGCCAGAGCCACATGTTCACAGTGACTCGATGGCATCTTCTTGTTGGCCTTGCCCTTCtaattttacaaatacaggcaCAGGTGATCCACTTGACAGCACAAACTCGGAGACTACGGATCCCCCTTCCTCACATCTAGAAGCAAGCCAGGAAAACATCCTACACGTAGAGTCAGAGAGTCAGAGATTCGGTGCACTGGACCCAGTGATCCAGGCCTCATGA
- the ZNF831 gene encoding zinc finger protein 831 isoform X1, whose protein sequence is MSIWGITLAMEAQQQPGSTAAPADRPVPTSSLQPAQGSADLSQGSAVPQREQALSQPLYLKALTIPLYQPIQAGCFQPNSQLVTARSCVNLDSSNIPLILNPLVPSEGTDQSQSVFQKQLGQTLTLNIVSTLPVLSSPHSCVNASIGSPGKSKKAGKYICKHCGRDCLKPSVLEKHIRSHTGERPFPCTTCGIAFKTQSNLYKHRRTQTHVNNTRLPSDSDSGGILEQNEKSTESITSHQGSKLLSSTCEDKQIQMKQRSSETGAVTDTKKLLNDLSLPATSDSSFASENQETTNQAFSSEANQGVPEREPQSLSSPGALPSGQCQRKKIQEQRTPTANKHIQLQRQQATSSEKQWDYKPFDCKLKKCESTDSGYLSRSDSTEQQMASSSPLHSLYEHSTELENETALSSSRCPSGSSAKLDAAEKATALMLEKKRLEEHISNLISHNKSVVDDTHLDNVRPRKTVLSKQGSIDLPMPYTYKDSFHFDIRTCDGNRKKNLSLCSAKSTFAPLEKSKPMFFHSVPTQFSTTIDTVPVTRSNSLPFVEGTRMVHDKAGFSKPLSLTKQSANTGTAGLLPGNNLAASSVDFPNSHPRALVRQTAVDDLPLSNVADHSSLSEELQGSKKLGAGEVISAKNKKHNQRKLKMFSQEKWQMYGDETFKKIYQKMKSSQNAKKIKQRGNKIPDIISFTPDSKESVSSTEITEERDGRSSVSDSLSSLVATGLNTGKSETCTNGNHFLQNVSSEETTDSLTYVMQPSCSVNADARTVTSNSSPEPSGSDTDKSTAGSSTLRAPSSCELRLQNTLCQLNANRRNDACLPVQSRKWENLSPGKESSTFESGCKSTSNNYENQSRNKESGQHALTPSWVHCNSREVAGKSQNLPSERKKLKFEVEKTQNIISNSCPSPSSESNAVNEAERAYCTVTRGLSTALVKFSSKAEEQKLSTGNNESTGGTENVDYMKTIKLPPKALDCSDVNLLSHSAGISKASFVGFLGPELRGSDCNSFALHNATEKDVKTCLVKTGAKVPLSSDNAADVSSKIHHLQSGHLSPVPQQNAFSPKYILKLPQDKGASDWSLLLRSEEKIPPCTPVTDTLANPPCSSHSGSPSSHSDDVFWSPLKSEVRQKASEGEPGQNAHTNWKTPVFCSPVSSENTNNLATADNTFYNQNFRQQDVVRDAWKNKQNKNKLNYQRQTEEKWMSITTCSAQTPKKKICFTSMYPSGFFISADIKEERKVLHHLSSGSDSVITTSASSKGAEPRTGRDRAGGLCVLKDALPTLQDTQHSRSLTDNPTSFCCSFGTFYCHALTTHCKEFPVLPHSNLTCYSRHLSVSSTKSTFPSLNAEPRLTWCCLTRSLPLPAEQRGSADSAYSSMHPCAKESSNECALSKYDLSIFKMKNISKTLAYGLTNRSLRTWVSSFSKGQQMQELSSAAPGGAIKNVSEQKKKTVVCKKEKLLTNKLKRSHKQKKIKVTPKWYRGRHVQGYTQLKINRLSKRHCFPNRTLDALKKGYSSQPCALNKYKKCHSPQSKVQENYLHQQKDTSCSTSDKPLCRRKKEGKNNSGIFSHTENLNHVKQKDKMDKKDISGQTREQHTRTNFSFQNVTAPLERPMTAHSFPPTVSPTTQQGSSDVETCCLVTQPLVRPRSAPGGPEPHVHSDSMASSCWPCPSNFTNTGTGDPLDSTNSETTDPPSSHLEASQENILHVESESQRFGALDPVIQAS, encoded by the exons ATGAGCATATGGGGGATAACCCTTGCAATGGAGGCCCAGCAGCAGCCGGGTTCTACAGCTGCACCAGCAGATCGACCAGTTCCAACCTCTTCTCTTCAGCCTGCGCAGGGTTCTGCAGATCTCAGCCAGGGCAGCGCGGTTCCTCAACGGGAACAAGCTCTATCGCAGCCTCTGTATCTCAAAGCCCTCACCATCCCGCTGTATCAGCCCATCCAGGCAGGATGCTTCCAGCCAAACAGTCAGCTGGTGACTGCCAGGAGCTGTGTAAATCTGGACAGCAGCAACATACCCCTGATCCTGAACCCGCTTGTTCCTTCAGAAGGCACTGATCAGTCCCAGTCCGTGTTTCAGAAACAACTTGGGCAAACTCTGACATTGAACATAGTGAGCACTTTACCAGTTTTATCATCACCACATTCTTGTGTGAATGCATCTATTGGAAGCCCAGGAAAATCAAAAAAAGCTGGGAAATATATCTGCAAACATTGTGGGCGAGATTGTTTGAAGCCAAGTGTCCTTGAGAAACATATTCGCTCTCACACAGGAGAGAGGCCCTTTCCATGTACCACTTGTGGCATTGCATTTAAAACTCAAAGCAATTTATATAAACACAGAAGAACTCAAACACATGTCAACAATACCAGACTGCCCTCAGACTCTGACAGCGGTGGCATATTAGAACAAAATGAGAAATCAACAGAGAGCATCACCTCACATCAAGGCAGCAAACTACTTAGTAGCACCTGCGAAGACAAGCAGATACAGATGAAACAAAGGAGTTCAGAGACCGGTGCTGTAACAGACACTAAGAAGCTTCTTAATGACCTTTCACTGCCAGCAACCAGCGATTCAtcatttgcttcagaaaatcaAGAAACAACAAATCAGGCGTTTAGTTCCGAGGCTAATCAGGGGGTTCCTGAAAGAGAACCTCAAAGTTTATCATCTCCAGGTGCTTTGCCAAGTGGTCAGtgccagagaaagaagatacagGAGCAAAGAACTCCAACTGCCAATAAGCATATTCAGTTGCAAAGGCAGCAAGCAACCTCTTCAGAAAAGCAGTGGGATTACAAGCCATTTGACTGCAAGCTAAAGAAGTGTGAGAGCACTGACTCAGGGTATCTGTCACGCTCTGATAGCACAGAACAACAGATGGCATCATCCAGCCCGCTGCACAGTCTCTATGAGCACAGCACGGAGCTGGAAAACGAAACTgccctcagcagctccaggtgTCCCTCCGGAAGCAGTGCAAAGCTAGACGCAGCTGAGAAAGCTACAGCCTTGATGCTAGAGAAAAAGAGGCTGGAGGAACACATCTCAAATCTTATTTCTCATAACAAAAGTGTGGTGGATGATACCCACTTAGACAATGTTAGGCCCAGAAAAACTGTCCTTTCTAAACAGGGAAGCATTGATCTGCCAATGCCTTACACATACAAAGACTCCTTCCATTTTGACATCAGAACTTGTGATGGAAATAGGAAAAAGAATCTTTCCCTTTGTTCAGCAAAATCTACCTTTGCACCCCTAGAAAAAAGTAAGCCCATGTTTTTTCATTCAGTCCCCACCCAGTTCTCCACAACAATAGACACTGTGCCTGTGACACGAAGCAACTCTTTGCCGTTTGTGGAGGGCACAAGAATGGTCCATGACAAAGCAGGTTTCTCCAAACCGCTTTCTCTTACTAAGCAGTCTGCAAATACAGGCACTGCTGGTCTGCTGCCTGGCAACAATCTTGCTGCAAGTTCAGTGGATTTTCCTAATAGCCATCCCAGAGCTCTAGTCAGACAAACAGCGGTGGATGATTTGCCACTAAGTAATGTGGCTGATCATTCTTCCCTGTCAGAAGAGTTGCAAGGGAGTAAAAAGCTTGGGGCTGGAGAAGTAATCAGTGctaaaaataagaaacacaATCAAAGGAAGTTAAAGATGTTCTCACAAGAAAAGTGGCAGATGTATGGAGAtgaaacatttaagaaaatctaccagaaaatgaaaagcagtcaaaatgccaagaaaattaaacaaaggGGGAATAAGATTCCAGATATTATAAGCTTCACTCCAGATTCAAAGGAGTCAGTCAGCAGtactgaaattactgaggaAAGAGATGGCAGGAGCTCTGTAAGTGACAGTCTTTCCTCCCTTGTGGCAACAGGTTTAAACACTGGGAAATCAGAAACCTGTACTAACGGAAATCATTTTCTACAGAATGTGTCCTCCGAGGAAACCACAGACAGTTTAACCTATGTAATGCAGCCATCGTGTTCAGTAAATGCTGATGCACGTACTGTAACCAGCAACAGTTCCCCAGAGCCCAGTGGCAGTGACACAGATAAATccacagctggcagcagcacatTACGAGCTCCAAGCAGTTGTGAGCTCAGGCTTCAAAATACTTTGTGTCAGCTGAACGCTAACAGAAGGAATGACGCCTGCTTGCCAGTACAGAGTAGAAAATGGGAAAACCTGAGCCCTGGGAAAGAATCCAGTACATTTGAATCAGGCTGTAAAAGCACTTCAAACAATTatgaaaaccagagcaggaacaagGAATCTGGCCAGCATGCCCTGACACCCTCCTGGGTCCATTGCAACAGCAGAGAAGTGGCAGGGAAATCCCAGAATTTaccatcagaaagaaaaaagctgaaatttgaAGTGGAGAAGacacaaaacattatttcaaattCCTGTCCTAGTCCCAGTAGTGAAAGCAATGCTGTAAATGAAGCAGAGAGAGCCTACTGCACTGTCACTCGGGGGCTTTCCACAGCCCTGGTGAAATTCTCCAGTAAAGCAGAGGAGCAAAAATTAAGCACGGGAAATAATGAATCCACTGGAGGTACTGAGAATGTGGACTATATGAAAACAATCAAACTCCCCCCAAAAGCTCTTGATTGTAGTGATGTCAACCTTCTTTCCCATTCAGCAGGTATCTCAAAAGCTTCATTTGTGGGATTTTTAGGGCCTGAATTAAGGGGAAGTGATTGcaattcttttgccttgcacaACGCAACAGAGAAAGATGTCAAAACATGTCTTGTGAAAACAGGAGCAAAGGTACCACTTTCCAGTGACAATGCTGCTGACGTGTCTTCTAAAATTCATCATCTGCAATCTGGTCACTTATCTCCAGTCCCAcaacaaaatgccttttctccaaaatataTCCTTAAGTTGCCACAAGACAAGGGAGCCTCAGATTGGTCACTTTTGCTTAGATCAGAAGAGAAGATTCCACCGTGCACACCTGTGACAGACACCTTGGCCAACCCCCCCTGCTCCTCCCACAGCGGATCACCCAGTTCTCATTCTGATGATGTGTTTTGGTCCCCTTTAAAATCAGAAGTGAGACAAAAGGCCAGCGAAGGAGAGCCAGGACAGAATGCACACACAAACTGGAAAACTCCAGTATTTTGTTCACCAGTCAGTTCAGAAAACACGAATAACTTAGCCACAGCAGATAACACCTTTTATAACCAAAACTTCAGGCAGCAGGATGTTGTAAGAGatgcttggaaaaacaaacagaacaaaaataaattaaattatcagAGGCAAACAGAAGAGAAGTGGATGAGCATCACTACTTGCTCTGCACAGAccccaaagaagaaaatatgctttACTTCTATGTATCCGAGCGGTTTTTTCATATCAGCTGACAtcaaggaagagaggaaggttTTGCATCATCTTTCCTCAGGCAGTGACTCTGTGATAACGACATCGGCTTCCAGCAAGGGAGCAGAGCCACGGACGGGGCGGGACAGAGCTGGAGGTCTGTGTGTCCTTAAGGACGCGTTGCCAACGCTGCAGGATACACAGCATTCTCGGAGCTTGACAGACAACCCCActtcattttgctgttcttttggCACATTTTATTGCCACGCTCTCACCACTCACTGTAAAGAATTCCCGGTACTACCCCACAGTAATCTGACTTGCTACTCTAGACATTTATCAGTATCAAGCACAAAGAGCACCTTCCCGTCACTGAATGCTGAACCCCGCTTAACGTGGTGTTGCTTAACAAGAAGCCTTCCCCTGCctgcggagcagaggggaagtgCAGACTCCGCTTATTCCTCCATGCACCCCTGTGCCAAGGAGTCCAGCAATGAATGTGCACTGTCAAAATATGATCTCtctattttcaaaatgaaaaatattagcaAGACTCTGGCATATGGCTTAACAAACAGGAGCTTAAGAACATGGGTTTCATCCTTTTCTAAAGGACAACAGATGCAGGAG TTAagctcagcagctcctggtggTGCTATCAAAAATGTTTcagagcaaaagaagaaaacagtcgtttgcaaaaaggaaaaactcttAACAAATAAACTCAAGAGAagccacaaacagaaaaagattaAAGTCACCCCCAAATG GTACAGAGGGAGGCACGTACAGGGATACACTCAGCTCAAAATTAACCGACTAAGCAAGCGGCACTGTTTTCCAAATAGGACACTGGATGCTTTGAAAAAGGGCTATTCATCACAACCCTGTGCATTGAATAAGTATAAGAAGTGCCATTCTCCTCAATCAAAGGTACAAG AAAATTACCTACACCAGCAAAAAGACACATCTTGTTCCACCTCAGACAAGCCactctgcagaaggaaaaaagaaggaaagaataactCAGGAATATTTTCCCATACTGAAAATCTAAACCATGTTaagcaaaaagacaaaatgGATAAAAAA GACATTTCTGGACAAACCAGGGAACAACACACAAGAACAAACTTCTCATTTCAGAACGTTACAGCTCCTCTGGAAAGACCTATGACAGCTCATTCCTTTCCACCCACAGTGAGTCCCACCACTCAGCAAGGCAGCAGTGATGTGGAAACCTGCTGCTTAGTGACACAACCGCTTGTGCGTCCGCGATCAGCCCCGGGGGGGCCAGAGCCACATGTTCACAGTGACTCGATGGCATCTTCTTGTTGGCCTTGCCCTTCtaattttacaaatacaggcaCAGGTGATCCACTTGACAGCACAAACTCGGAGACTACGGATCCCCCTTCCTCACATCTAGAAGCAAGCCAGGAAAACATCCTACACGTAGAGTCAGAGAGTCAGAGATTCGGTGCACTGGACCCAGTGATCCAGGCCTCATGA